The following proteins are co-located in the Neodiprion virginianus isolate iyNeoVirg1 chromosome 6, iyNeoVirg1.1, whole genome shotgun sequence genome:
- the LOC124308201 gene encoding uncharacterized protein LOC124308201 gives MAEITNSTMFTNGDSSSGTSDLLQRAFQEVVDEEDTENEFVAFLQSDGVESHTIQLTPAQATALGLSFELDSVEEVSDEVLCQTDQNGALPQFQEHLNSNNTAQLQQEQAEDSCSIHNIRDTNLSVDRIGINGDENNSEVDDGQQQMETVPTEQNFSIQEDVLMQQVSNNVRSSEIQFSTNLEAGTQCRFIDNQLQNLQFTNIQTSHAQILKRLPVILPSSQFVLKPAQTVLKPTRNVRILPNTNKVMNSAISTINTVHTINGSSQNSILIPKTKLLNSIPPQMLKATPLTTQLLNSNNISAHLLGATQIVGNSSDISNHILNTSHIGTSVMNSTPVSTQSILNPQICLSSPVLRTTQSSSQRQTTQHFLTPIIKNTATPVSSPVVKSTNILSNGSAKNNITGQILKPVQIPTQMLRTVTASIIKNSVASSPLLKNTASNATTFRVGAAVKSAVQDLKSVSNSTASVLRSTQLGSTPISILKPQSKIVTTNSSSQNLPHNAHNTIGNSKSILQNSCLQQCISSNIQNEFNGVKQVQNSTNFIKMRQNVAANITTPASIKKTKPSVTQKQTNSGTEKTDTTKPLGSSENPIQIVQQGHTFHSMQRLTQSQLKQIAHVLQQRSQEAAMPNERIVYRVVFPEELDLRIRNPVNLLRGRGGKRGRPKKSAVRPPVAPPKPTVVPEEEPEEKDERKKVIARTRSGRLSRPPRHMVRDYKHLHHLDFMQPDLDDSDGGYSDYNTNSDKIEDEESPKELLTGLEVPKRKISDHFKCPTCHKIYLGRTRMARHFEMHPDHGSPEQLPPPTPEPELKQAPVQDPLKRKGKKRGPWAYVTPEAKSERRQIKLKEAITVCENMEIVNIAAKPVLNALSLYELLVLKSENNVRNFLDELKKLMDKIREKAGTMLTVACDDNGPSDDVIDLSEDLLCDSLGLNPGLYKINNSVFEKTPAVNSINTVDTDEPVLKRQRVENSEDVKENMDEHMSSGFSENSDLSVSDFLNDRKTDTNVNTNCPEVLTALTLMPRNPSPVDSAETNKTDNMSKLLISNPEIQNQISDSSGFRKIDINTSKVPGYQKIDTLNQSFQKLGDTLEVSNCTQVFTKVEGNFQHKIEHLDHAFVKLESLDSTLGKLDAKMDVSLPKQESCNFPKVKNDFQSLENGSQELTKGFRKLESSCNQKIEITNSITKVVPITSQDINSMKAHCTVSDTNLVKMLPITAISKMTESLPILHDAVSIISSTCDSNLFGSTENLDMSKIGSYDHITHLDILNTSGVIDKNLMIDEKLVEQLHLVDQSNLVDELVSERLKNIPDFSVQISNGPTLPDNILDNNLISNNSNLDPELDFEALSEEFNRNTRS, from the exons ATGGCTGAGATAACCAATTCTACCATGTTTACAAACGGAGATTCATCCTCAGGGACATCAGATCTTCTTCAAAGAGCTTTTCAGGAAGTGGTTGACGAAGAAGATACAGAAAATGAATTCGTAGCTTTTCTTCAGAGCGATGGAGTCGAGTCTCATACAATTCAGTTAACACCTGCACAGGCCACGGCTTTGGGGTTATCTTTTGAACTCGACTCTGTCGAAGAAGTTTCCGACGAAGTTTTATGTCAAACCGATCAAAACGGTGCACTGCCTCAATTTCAAGAACATTTGAACAGTAACAACACAGCTCAGCTGCAACAAGAACAGGCCGAAGACTCGTGTAGTATCCATAATATCAGAG ATACAAACCTATCCGTTGACCGCATAGGCATTAACggcgatgaaaataattcagagGTAGATGATGGACAGCAGCAAATGGAAACTGTTCCTACggagcaaaatttttccattcaagAAGATGTTTTAATGCAACAAGTATCAAACAATGTGAGATCATCTGAAATACAGTTTTCAACAAACTTGGAAGCTGGGACACAGTGTAGATTTATAGACAATCAACTACAAAATCTGCAGTTCACTAATATACAAACTTCTCATGCGCAAATATTGAAACGATTACCTGTGATCCTACCGTCGTCTCAATTTGTGCTAAAACCAGCTCAAACTGTTCTCAAACCAACTAGAAATGTCAGGATTCTTCCAAATACGAACAAAGTGATGAACTCAGCGATCAGTACAATTAATACTGTTCACACAATCAATGGCTCCAGTCAAAACTCTATATTGATACCAAAAACAAAGTTGTTAAACAGTATACCTCCTCAAATGCTCAAGGCAACCCCACTTACTACACAGCTGTTAAATTCTAATAACATTTCAGCTCATTTGCTGGGTGCTACACAAATTGTAGGAAACTCCTCAGATATTTCAAAtcatattttaaatacatCACATATCGGCACATCAGTCATGAATTCAACACCTGTATCAACACAGAGTATTCTGAATCCTCAAATTTGTTTGTCATCTCCTGTTTTGAGAACTACACAATCATCGTCGCAACGACAAACCACACAGCATTTCTTAACGCCGATTATTAAAAATACTGCAACCCCGGTTTCATCGCCAGTTGTCAAAAGTACAAATATTCTGAGCAATGGAAGtgctaaaaataatataacaggACAGATTTTAAAGCCCGTGCAAATTCCGACTCAGATGCTTCGTACTGTTACTGCATCAATAATAAAGAATTCAGTTGCATCTTCACCTCTGTTGAAAAATACTGCTTCTAATGCAACCACATTCAGAGTGGGAGCAGCTGTTAAATCAGCTGTTCAAGACTTAAAATCTGTTTCAAATAGTACTGCTTCAGTCTTACGATCTACGCAGCTAGGCTCTACCCCAATATCTATATTGAAACCACAGAGTAAAATCGTTACTACCAATTCTTCAAGTCAAAATCTTCCACACAATGCACACAATACCATAGGAAATTCTAAAAGCATTTTACAAAACTCTTGTTTACAACAATGTATATCCTCAAATATACAGAATGAGTTTAATGGAGTGAAACAAGTGCAAAATAGTACGAACTTCATTAAAATGAGACAAAACGTTGCCGCAAACATTACTACTCCGgcatcaataaaaaaaaccaaaccTAGTGTAACTCAAAAACAAACCAATTCTGGAACAGAGAAAACTGATACCACCAAACCACTGGGTTCCAGTGAAAACCCTATACAAATTGTACAACAGGGTCACACATTCCATAG TATGCAACGACTAACGCAATCACAGTTGAAACAAATTGCACATGTTCTGCAACAGCGAAGCCAGGAGGCCGCCATGCCCAATGAAAGAAttgtgtatag AGTTGTCTTTCCGGAGGAATTGGATTTGAGGATTAGGAATCCTGTGAATTTGCTGAGAGGCCGAGGAGGGAAAAGAGGTAGACCTAAAAAGAGTGCCGTTAGACCACCAGTTGCACCCCCAAAGCCAACTGTAGTACCAGAAGAAGAACCAGAGGAAAAG GATGAACGTAAGAAAGTAATAGCTCGAACACGGTCTGGGAGACTTTCACGACCACCCAGGCATATGGTGCGAGATTATAAACACCTACATCATTTAGACTTTATGCAGCCAGATTTAGATGATTCAGATGGAGGATACAGTGATTATAATACAAACAGTGATAAAATAGAAGACGAAGAATCACCAAAGGAACTATTAACTGGTTTAGAAGTGccaaagagaaaaatttccgacCATTTTAAATGCCCCACGTGCCACAAAATTTACCTTGGCAGAACACGTATGGCTAGGCATTTTGAAATGCATCCAGATCACGGCAGTCCGGAACAATTACCACCACCGACTCCTGAACCAGAATTGAAGCAAGCACCTGTTCAA gATCCATTGAAacggaaaggaaaaaaacgagGTCCATGGGCATATGTAACTCCCGAAGCAAAATCAGAACGGCGACAAATCAAACTGAAGGAAGCAATTACAGTGTGTGAAAATAtggaaattgtaaatattgcgGCAAAACCTGTGCTGAACGCGTTATCTTTGTACGAACTGTTGGTTTTGAAGTCTGAAAATAATGTGAGAAATTTCTTGGAcgaactgaaaaaattaatggacAAAATTCGAGAAAAGGCTGGAACAATGCTGACCGTTGCATGTGATGACAATGGACCAAGTGACGACGTTATAGACTTGTCTGAAGATTTGCTTTGCGATTCTCTTGGTCTAAATCCAGGGctgtacaaaataaataacagcGTTTTTGAGAAAACGCCAGCTGTGAATTCAATCAATACGGTTGATACTGATGAGCCTGTTTTGAAACGACAGAGGGTAGAAAATTCCGAAGATGTTAAAGAAAATATGGATGAACATATGTCGAGTGGATTTTCCGAGAATTCAGACTTGAGTGTTTCCGATTTTTTGAATGACAGGAAAACTGATACTAATGTTAATACAAATTGCCCTGAAGTATTAACTGCTCTTACATTAATGCCTCGAAATCCTAGTCCAGTCGATAGTGCCGAAACTAATAAGACTGATAACATGTCGAAATTGTTGATTTCAAATccagaaattcaaaatcagatTTCTGACAGTTCTGGTTTTCGGAAAATTGACATAAACACATCGAAAGTACCTGGATATCAGAAAATTGACACCCTAAATCAAAGCTTTCAAAAGCTTGGTGATACTTTAGAAGTTTCCAATTGTACTCAGGTCTTTACCAAAGTGGaaggaaattttcaacacaagaTCGAACATTTAGATCACGCCTTTGTAAAATTAGAATCATTGGATAGCACTCTCGGAAAATTGGACGCCAAGATGGACGTTAGTTTACCTAAACAAGAATCGTGCAACTTTCCAAAGGTtaaaaacgattttcaaagTCTAGAAAATGGATCTCAGGAATTAACCAAAGGTTTTCGGAAACTGGAGTCATCATGTaatcagaaaattgaaattacgaatTCCATTACAAAAGTAGTTCCTATAACATCGCAAGATATAAATAGTATGAAAGCACATTGTACGGTATCTGATACTAACTTGGTTAAAATGTTACCAATTACAgcaatttcgaaaatgacTGAAAGCTTACCTATCTTACATGATGCCGTATCCATAATTTCAAGTACATGTGATTCAAATCTTTTTGGTAGCACAGAAAACTTGGACATGTCAAAAATAGGTAGCTATGATCACATTACTCACTTAGATATTTTGAACACTAGCGGCGTAATTGACAAGAACTTGATGATCGATGAAAAGTTAGTTGAACAATTACACTTGGTTGATCAATCGAACTTGGTCGACGAACTAGTCTCGGAACGATTAAAAAACATACCTGACTTTTCAGTGCAAATATCGAATGGTCCAACGCTGCCAGATAACATTTTggataataatttaatatccAATAACTCAAACTTGGATCCAGAATTAGATTTTGAAGCATTAAGCGAAGAGTTTAATAGAAATACCCGAAGTTGA